Part of the Candidatus Omnitrophota bacterium genome, TCCGCCGTAATGCTACCTCCCTGCATTCATCTACGGGTTTACACCCGTGGATTTCTGCACGAAGGCGGATAAAAATAATTTCAGGATAAAAAAACTCACCCCATGAAGAATTTATAAAATTCTCCTTAACCTTATATGCCGTATATCTATACAGAGAGATATAGAAAAGCGACTTTAGGTTTGCGTAAAGGAAAAAGTATATATTAAAAATCTACCTTTGTCAACCTTTTTTTAATATTTTTTTATAGGCTAGCGGGGTATGGCCTATTCCACCTCTAAAACGGAACAGGTTTTAATGTTGGATAGATTGGCGAAATCCTGAAGAGTAAGGTCTTCGGGCCGGATATTTCTATTGATCCCGTATTTTTCAAAAAATGCGGTTAGTTTCAAAACAGGGATAATGCCAGAAAGGCTGTTCCTTAAGGTTTTTCTCCTTTGGTTAAATGCCTTTCTGATAATGGTAAAAAATAACTTTTCATCTTTTAACCTGACAGCGCCTTCCTCCCTGACCTCTAGCTCTATAAAGCAGGAATCTACTTTGGGGGCGGGGAAAAAACTGTTCTTTTTAATAAAAAATAACGGCCTAGCGGCGCAATAATACTGCACATAGCAGCTAAAAGAGCCGTAGTCCTTTGAGCCGGCTTTAGCGGTTATCCTTTTAGCGAATTCCTTCTGGACGGTAATAAAGATGGATTCAATCTTATCGCGGTATTTTAAAAGATGCTCGATAATAGGCGTGGTAATATAATATGGGATATTTCCCACCACTTTTATTCTCCCCTTCACTTTCTTAAAATAATTCTTCAGGTTAAATTTCAGGATATCCCGGTTAATTATCCTTATATTTGCGTAATCCTTGGTACTATCCTTTAAAACCCTGCTTAAATCTGGATCTATCTCCAGCGCATAGATAAAGGCGCAATGCTGTCCTAGTAACCTGGTTAAATCGCCGTAACCCGAACCTATTTCTAATACATGGTCGCCTGCCCCTAATTGACAGGATACGGCTATCTTTCTCTGGATATTTTTATCTACCAGGAAATTCTGGCCTAATCTTTTTTTTGGTTTAAGGTACATCTGTATGCGAGCATGGTTGCCTCAATTAATGATGCGGGATTGGCCAACCGGTAGTTTTTTGCGATATCAAAGGCAGTCCCGTGTAAAGGAGATGTTCTGATAAAAGGAATGCCCAATGTCAAATTTACACCGCTAAAGCCGGCTGATACCTTCAAAGGGATTAATGCCTGGTCGTGATACATGGCAATCATGCAGTCGTATTGTTTTTGCAGTGTTTTTAAGGCTGCTATATCCGCCCCCTGCGGCCCGGCTATGCTTATGCCTTTTATTTTTTTTCTTAAAAGCGACAGAACAGGTTTAATCACCCTATTTTCTTCCTTTCCTATCAGCCCATTATCAGAGGCGTGCGGATTAAGCCCGCACAATACGATGCGCGGGTTTCTTGTACGGAAGAGTTTTTTTAAGGATTCATAAGTTAAAATTACGGTTTGAAATATTGCTTTTTTGCTTAAGCATAGGGGGACGTCTTTTAAAGCAATGTGGCGCGTAACCAGGGTGATTTTTAATTTTTTATTTAAAAGCATCATGGCAAAATTTTTCGTATTTGTAACAGAGGCCAAATATTCCGTATGCCCGCTGAAATTTTTAAACCCCGCCAAACTCACTGCCTCCTTGGATATAGGGCAGGTAACCAGAGAATCTATCTTGTTATGATTAATTAAATCCATTGCCTTATCCAGGTATTCTATGGATGCCTTGCCATATTCAGCCCGCATTTCACCGAATCTAAAATTTTTACGTGCTACATTATTTAAATCTATAAATTTTATATCTGACACCTGACACCTGGCACCTGACACCTGATTAAATACCCACCTATCTCCTATGATAACAAAATCAGCCAAACCTCTTAATTGAGGTATTGCTTTAGCGATAATAGCAGGGCCTACACCCGCCGGGTCGCCTATGGTAATGCCGATTTTTATTTTATTATGCATTTATTTGTTTCCGTAATCCGTAATTGGTAATTCGTAATTCTTATTTTATTTTAAAAAATTACGATTTACGATTTATGAATTACGATTTACGGCTTTTAAATTACTATTTACTAAAAGTTAATCTTGCATAATTTTAATATAAGACTGCTTTTTGAGTTCGTCCAACCACGTTGCTAATGCCTCTTGCATCTTTTGGTCAAAAAGGAAGGTATAAATATCACCCTGGGCCCCAGAGATACTTTGCTGCCGGGGGGGTATTATATTATCCAGTTTAAAAATATAATATTGTTCTTCTATTTTGACCGGTGCGGAGATTTCACCTACCTTCAACCTGAATATTTTTTCTTCGATGTCTTTTCTCAACTGCCCATTCCCTGCCCCGCTCATTTTATTTACAGCCAGGAAATATTTACTGGCGACATCCTGAAATTCCTGCCCATTCCTTAAATCATTAAAGACTTTGCTCGCCAGGTCCTCTTCACCGGTATTTATGGATTCAAATTCGCGCTGTTCGGGTAGTTTAAATTTATCGATGTTTTGCTGATAGAAATCGGTGACTTCTGCGGGATTAACCAGAATCTTGCTCTTTATCTTTATTTCGATAATAGTATACATAAGCAGCTGGTCTCTTATCTTTGATTCTAAGTCTGCCTGCACCAGCCCTTGCTTAGCCAGGGAAGTTTGAAAATCCTTCTCTGAATCGTAACGCCTGCGGATATCGTCTATCCTAGCTTTGATCCTGCTCTCGTCTATTCTGATATTGCTTTTTTTGGCTTCCTGTAAAATAATGCGGTCTTCAATAAGCTTGTCCATTAAATCCAGCTTTATAGATTGCATTTTACTTTCCAGGCTTCTCCCTTTAAATTCTCCCATTAATTGTACGCGCGTAAAATTAACGAAGTCGTCTAAGTCTTTCTGGGTGATGACATCGTTATTCACGATAGCGACGATTTTGTCTTCGGCGTGTAAGTTGTAAGCTGTAAGTTGTAAGCTGTAAGCAATGGAAAAAAGCAAAAATAATGATATTTTTAAACCCTTTAACCCTTGGTTTTTGATTTTATCCATTTTGAAATACGCCTGTATTCTTAAAATTTCCGATTGTTTCTCTTAATAACCTGCAGTATAAATCGAATCCTACCGCAGCTATAAAACCGTGCTGTTCTAGGCCTAAAAGGTTGCCCGCGCCCCTAAGTTCTAAATCCTGCATGGCAATTTTAAAACCCGCGCCTAACTCGGAATGTTCCTGAATAGCTAAGAGCCTCTTTTGCGCATCCGTATCCAGCATTTCTTTTCTAGGGACCATATAATAAGCATAAGCAGGCTTATCAAACCGGCCCACCCTTCCGCGCAACTGGTGCAGGTCGGATAATCCAAAGTGCTGGGCATTATTGACAATGATGGTATTGGCATTAGGGATATCAATGCCGGATTCTATAATCATGGTACAAACTAAAACGTCTATCTTAGCTTTAAAAAAATCCAGCATCACATCCTCCAGTAAGCTCGCGTTCATCTGGCCATGTGCTACGGTTAATCTGGTAGTGACGGGTAAAAGCCTCAATATCCGTTCCTTGATTTTTTCGATATCAAGGATGCGGTTATGCACGAAATAAACCTGGCCTTTTCTTTGGATCTCCCTCAAGATGGCCTGCCTGATCAGGTCCTCATCGTATTCTACCACAGTTGTCTTTATAGGCAATCTATTTTCAGGAGGGGTATTGATTACGGATAAATCCTTAGCGCCCATCAGGCTCATATATAAGGTGCGGGGTATAGGTGTAGCAGTAAGGGTGAGGACATCGCAGTCAAGCCTTAAGGTCTTAAGCCTCTCTTTTGCCAAGACCCCGAAACGCTGCTCTTCGTCAATAATTACTAACCCCAGGTTCTTAAAGATTACGTCCTTCGATAATAATCTATGCGTCCCGATTACTATATCCACGTTGCCGTTATTGAGCCTCCTGATGATTTCATCCTGCTCTGTTTTAGTTTTAAAACGCGAGAGCATCTGGATATGCACGGGAAAATCCTTCAGGCGCCGGCTGAAATTCTGATAATGCTGTTCTGCCAGAATTGTCGTGGGCACTAGATAAACTACTTGCTTATTATCCATAAGCGCCTTAAAGGCTGCGCGCATGGCTACCTCAGTCTTTCCATACCCTACATCCCCGCATAGAAGCCTGTCCATGGGCTTAGCTGATTCCATATCGGTTTTTACCTCTTGGGTCGCCTTGATTTGGCCGGCGGTCTCTTTGTAAGGAAAGGTAGCCTCAAATTGCTTCTGCCAGTCCGTATCCGCAGAATAAGCGAAACCCGAAACACTTAAGCGCATTGCCTGTAACGAAAGAAGCTCCAGGGCTAATTTACGTATGCCTTTCTTTGCCCTCTCCTTTGTCCGTAGCCAATCTTTGGTGCCTAAACGATAAAGCTTGGGCCTTCTAGTTTGAAAGGCAATGTATTTTTGCACCAGGTGCATATCTTCGATGGGTACATATAATTTTTCCTGCTGGTCATACTCAATAGTCAGGTGGTCTTTGTAGGTACCCGCAACCTTTATTTTATCTAACCCCAGAAACCTGCCTATGCCGTGCTGCGTATGCACCACATAATCGCCTATATCTAAATCCAGAAAGTTTTCTACGGGAAAGTTTTCTGTCAGCAGCGCGGCTTTAAAAGCATGGGCCCTTTTTAAAGGCAGTATAATAACCATTTTGTGTTCCCAAAGAGGAATTCCGTCGGAAGGATTAAACGTTTTTATAGAGGCAATCCTGCCTTCTCTATCCAGTTCGAAGCGTATGGGCAGTTCAAAGGCAAAGGGAAATATGTCCAGGATTGCGCCCCTCCGGGAAAAATCCCCTTCTTCAGAAGGCATTTCCTGCCTTTTATAGCCAAAGTCAATGAGGGCAGCACAGGTGTCTTCCAAATCCACTGCCCCACCTACATATAACTTTAAGGATTTAAACATTCTACTAAATCAAGCGCGGGATTTTTTTCTCTGCCAGGCAAGGACTAAAGGCGAAGCAATGTAAACCGTAGAATATACGCCGGAGATAAAACCTACCAATAAGGCAAAGGCGAAGTTGCTCAATACCTCTCCGCCGTAAAACAGGATAGCAACGACTATCAATAGAGTAAAACCGGAGGTAAGCAGGGTCCTGCCTAATGTCTGGTTTACGCTTAAATTGATCAGTTCACGTAGGCTAATTTTGTGTAAAAGGCGGCTATTCTCCCTTACCCTGTCATAAATAACAATCGTATCATTTATGGAATAACCGGCGATGGTCAAAAAGGCAGTGACGCTTAAGAGGTCTATTTGCCTGCCGGTTACAGCCAAAAATCCCAAAGTGACCAGTACGTCGTGAATGAGGGCAATTACGCCGGCTATGGCAAAGTTAGGGTGCTTGAATCTAAAGGCCACGTAAATAAGAATCCCGAGCATTGACCAGATAAGGGCATGGACAGCTTTGTTTTTAAGGTGTTTGCCGGCTACCGGGCCGACATGCTCTATGCGCAATACCTGGATATCCTGTTCGGGGAATTTCTCTTTTAATTTACTGGTAATCAGGTCGCTTTTATTAGCCGCTGTCCTGATAAGCACAATCCTGGGATTCTCCTTGAACTGCTGTATGGAGGCATCGCCTAAGTTCAATTCCTTCAGCGTCTCTCGCACGGCATCCGGGGCAACGGGTGCTTTAAAACTATATTCCTGTAATTCCCCTCCGGCAAAATCAATCCCATAGGCATTTTTACCTTTAGCGAAGAAGGCGACGAGCCCGAATATGATGACAAATAGTGAGATAGCATAAAAAATTTTTCTTTTACCGATAAAATCCAGCTTTGTCTCTTTGATAAGCCTGAGCATGGGTAAAGATCTTAGAATCCCAAGATCCAGGAGGATTTCAAAGATAGTGCGCGTAACCACGATAGCCGTAAACATACTGGCAATAAGGCCGATGGTCAGGGTAACGGCAAAACCCCTGATTGCGCCTGTCCCGAACTGAAATAATAAAAAGGCAGCAATTAAAGTGGTAAGGTTAGAATCAAAAATTGCGCTAAAGGCCTTATTATAGCCATTGGCTATAGCAGTGCGCAGGGCCTTGCCCGTAGAAATCTCTTCCCTGATACGCTCATTAATAAGTACATTGGCATCTACAGCCATGCCTAAGGATAAGGCTATACCGGCAATACCGGGTAAGGTTAAGGTCGCGGATACGCCCGGAAATAAAAGCGGCAACAACCCCAGACCGCCTAAAATAATCAGCAAGTTTAGTAAAAGCGCTATATCGGCGATAACCCCGGCCAAAAGATAATAAGCAGCCATAAAAATGAATACCAACGCGCTTCCTATAATAGTAGCTCTTATCCCTTTATTTATGGAATCCTGCCCCAATAAGGGGCCGATGGTCCTCTCTTCTTCTATATACATAGGCGCAGGCAAAGCGCCTACCCTTAAGACAATGGATAAATCCTGGGCCTGCTCAACGCTAAAACGGCCGGTAATGACTGCCTCTCCCGTAGGTATAGCTTCTTTTATACGCGGGGCAGACTGCACCTTACCGTCTAGCACAATAGCCAGGCGCCTGTCTATATTATTTCTGGTAATCTCGGCAAATTTCTTTGCTCCCTGGGCATTAAATTCCAAGGAAACTACCGGTTCGTTGAATTGGCTCTGGCTGAAACGTACCGAGGCATTAGTCAGGGCATCGCCGGTTAAAACCGCTTCTTTTTCTAAAAGCAGAGGCTCATTATCTTCCTGGGAATATTTTAATTCATAGCCTTCTACTGCATTATTTTGCAGGGCTTGTTTTAATTTATCCGGGTCGGACGAGACAAGCTTAAATTCCAGCATGGCGGTCTTGCCGATTATATCTATCGCGCGTTCTCTATCAGTGACCCCGGGTAATTGCACCACGATTTCATCCTGCCCCTGTTTTTGTATAGAGGTCTCCCTGACGCCGAACTGGTCAACCCTGTTTCTGATTACCTCTATGGCGCGGTCAGCCGCATCCTCCTTGGCCTGCCCCGTAAGGCGGCTGGCATCGACTTTCAACAAAAGATGCATACCACCCCTTAAATCCAGGCCTAAATTTATCCTTTTTTCCAGAGGAAAGGAAAAATATACGCAGATGCCCAGTACGGCTAAGATAAAAATTATTTTGTAAATAAGTTTTCTTCCCATATTTAATTTCCCGGGTTTATGCCTTGTGTTTTCTTGATATAAGCTATGCAATTTTTCTCTATTTCTATCTTTACGTTATCGTCTACCCTTAAGATTACGCTCTTATCCTTTACATTAATGATTGTGCCATGGATGCCGCTGGAGGTCACTACCTCATCATTCTTATTAAGGCTGCTCAACATCTTCTGGTGTTCTTTCTCCTTTGTTTTTTGCGGACGGATAAGCAGAAAATAAAAAATAACGAAGATAAGGATTAACGGAAAAAACTGCATGATAGGATTAACTGCCGGTGCCTGTGGCATCTTATGCCTCCTTTTGGGTAACGGATTGTTTTTTCATCAGACTTTTAACTGTCAGAGAAAGCTGGGCGCCATTCTTTTTCCAGAATTCCAGCCTCTCCTTATTTATCCTGGTAGCCCCTGAAACCGGATTGTAAAAACCTATTTCTTCGATGAACTTACTATCCCGCCCGGAGCGTTCATCAAAGACGCTGAGGCGAAAATGCGGCCTCTTCTTGGGATTTTTACCTATCCTTCTTAGACGTATAATTACTGCCATTTCGTTAGCCTCCTTTTTAGATACGTTTGTATCAAAGTGTCAGGTATCAGGGTATCAAAGTTTTTTCTTTGATACTTTGATACTTTGACACTATTTAACAATTGCCTCTATTAATGCCTTTGCCTTGTTTATAGATTCCTGGTATTCATTTTTTGGCACCGAATCAGCGACGATACCGGCACCTGCCTGAATATATGCCATCCCATCTTTAATAATTACGGTCCGAAGGGTTATGCAGGTATCCATATTATGCGAAAAGCTGAAATACCCTACGCATCCGGCATAGGGCCCGCGCCTTAAATTTTCCAGCTCGTCTATAATTTCCATAGCGCGTATCTTAGGGCTGCCGCTTACTGTCCCGGCGGGAAAACAGGCCCTTAAAACATCGTAGATATTATATCTCTTATCCAAAATACCCTCAACTTCACTGACTATATGCATTACGTGGGAGTATCTTTCTATGGACATAAACTCACTCACCGCTACCTTGCCTTTTTTACAGACCTTGCCTAAATCATTCCTGCCTAAATCTACCAGCATCAGGTGTTCTGCGCGTTCTTTCTTATCTTCAAGAAGCTCCTTTTCTAATTGCTTGTCTTCTTTTTCATTTTTCCCGCGGGGCCGGGTACCGGCAATAGGCCGGGTGCGGGCAATGCCGTCTTCACAGCGTACCAGTATCTCAGGAGAAGAGCCGACTAAGGTAACTTCCTTTAATTTCAAAAAAAACATATAGGGAGAAGGGTTCAGGCTCCTTAAATCCCTGTAGATATCGAAGGGGTCTTTATCTATCTTTATTTCAAAGCGCTGCGACAATACTGTCTGGATGATATCCCCCTTTTTTATATAATCCCTCGCCTTATTTACTATTTTACAAAATTCCTTTTCTTTAAAGTTAGAAATTACTTTTATGCTGCGCTTACCAGTATCATTACGCTTTGCTTTCTTGAGCAAGGGTTTCTTCAGTTCATTGCATATGGAATCTATTTTTTTCAGCGCCTGATAATAAATCTGCGTTTTTTTAACCCGGGGGATTTTTTTATGCGCCGGCAGGATAATGTTAACAATGATCTTTATGGTATGGTTAATATGGTCAAAGACTAGGATGCTATCGGTAAGTATAAAGACGGAATCGGCGATCTTTAGGTCATCCGGATTTCTATCGGGCAGGTCCTCAAAGAACCTTACCATATCATAAGCCATGAAACCCACGAGCCCTCCGTAAAAGCGCGGTAGTTCTTTAATCCGGGCGGCCTTAAAATCCTGCATGATTTTTTTAATTTCATCCAGGGGGTCATTGCGGGTAACAAAATGCCTGGCTGAACTTCTTGCAGGATAAATGACCCGGACATCCCTGCCTTTACTTCTAAAAATAAGCGCGGGGTTACTCCCTAAGAAAGAATAGCGGGCGATCTTTTCCTGTCCTTCTACGGACTCAAGGAGAAAGGCATAATCGCCTTTTTTTATTTTTAAGAAGGCAGACACAGGCGTATCTAAATCCGCGCTGATCTCCTGATAAACCGGAATAAGATTATATTTTTTAGATAGTTCCAGAAATTCTTTTAGTGATGGATAGTACATATTGGGCTTTGAGCTTTAAGTTGTAAGCCATAAGCTTAAAGCTTAGAGCTTACAGCTTATAGTCTATTTTTCTATAAAAGCACGATCTATTTCCCGTATGGCAGGCAACGCCTGACTGGCGCACCTTAATCAGCAACGCATCCATATCGCAATCGTAAGCCACTGACTTGACAAGCTGGTAATTACCCGACGTTGCGCCTTTAATCCAGTAAACTTTGCGCGAGCGCGACCAGAAGCAGGTCTTGCCTGTTTTCAACGTCCTCTTTAGAGAAAATATATTCATATAAGCGAGCATGAGCACTTCACCGCTTCTATAGTCCTGTATTATCGCGGGGATTAACCCCTGTTTATCCAGCTTTAATTTTTTTAAACTAAATCCTTTTTTCATTTTTATAGGCGCACGCATACCCCTTTTTCTTTCAGATATTCCTTTACCTGCCTGACGGTATATTCCTGGTAATGAAAGATGGAGGCTGCCAAGCTTGCAGAAGCCTCTGTTTTAGCCAGGACATCATAAAAATGCTCCGGTTTTCCTGCCCCACCGGAAGCTATCACCGGAATGTTCACCTTTTGCGCGACAGCCCTGGTTAAAGGTAAATCGTAACCGTCTTTGGTGCCGTCATAGTCCATACTTGTCAGGAGTATCTCACCTGCACCCAGTTCCTCTGCTTTTTTTGCCCACTCCAGGGCATCTAATTCCGCAGAGGTCCTGCCACCGTTAATATAAACCTGCCAGCTATTGTCCTGTTTCTTTGCGTCTATCGCTACCACGATACAC contains:
- the rsmA gene encoding 16S rRNA (adenine(1518)-N(6)/adenine(1519)-N(6))-dimethyltransferase RsmA; protein product: MYLKPKKRLGQNFLVDKNIQRKIAVSCQLGAGDHVLEIGSGYGDLTRLLGQHCAFIYALEIDPDLSRVLKDSTKDYANIRIINRDILKFNLKNYFKKVKGRIKVVGNIPYYITTPIIEHLLKYRDKIESIFITVQKEFAKRITAKAGSKDYGSFSCYVQYYCAARPLFFIKKNSFFPAPKVDSCFIELEVREEGAVRLKDEKLFFTIIRKAFNQRRKTLRNSLSGIIPVLKLTAFFEKYGINRNIRPEDLTLQDFANLSNIKTCSVLEVE
- the pdxA gene encoding 4-hydroxythreonine-4-phosphate dehydrogenase PdxA, which produces MHNKIKIGITIGDPAGVGPAIIAKAIPQLRGLADFVIIGDRWVFNQVSGARCQVSDIKFIDLNNVARKNFRFGEMRAEYGKASIEYLDKAMDLINHNKIDSLVTCPISKEAVSLAGFKNFSGHTEYLASVTNTKNFAMMLLNKKLKITLVTRHIALKDVPLCLSKKAIFQTVILTYESLKKLFRTRNPRIVLCGLNPHASDNGLIGKEENRVIKPVLSLLRKKIKGISIAGPQGADIAALKTLQKQYDCMIAMYHDQALIPLKVSAGFSGVNLTLGIPFIRTSPLHGTAFDIAKNYRLANPASLIEATMLAYRCTLNQKKD
- a CDS encoding peptidyl-prolyl cis-trans isomerase: MDKIKNQGLKGLKISLFLLFSIAYSLQLTAYNLHAEDKIVAIVNNDVITQKDLDDFVNFTRVQLMGEFKGRSLESKMQSIKLDLMDKLIEDRIILQEAKKSNIRIDESRIKARIDDIRRRYDSEKDFQTSLAKQGLVQADLESKIRDQLLMYTIIEIKIKSKILVNPAEVTDFYQQNIDKFKLPEQREFESINTGEEDLASKVFNDLRNGQEFQDVASKYFLAVNKMSGAGNGQLRKDIEEKIFRLKVGEISAPVKIEEQYYIFKLDNIIPPRQQSISGAQGDIYTFLFDQKMQEALATWLDELKKQSYIKIMQD
- the mfd gene encoding transcription-repair coupling factor translates to MFKSLKLYVGGAVDLEDTCAALIDFGYKRQEMPSEEGDFSRRGAILDIFPFAFELPIRFELDREGRIASIKTFNPSDGIPLWEHKMVIILPLKRAHAFKAALLTENFPVENFLDLDIGDYVVHTQHGIGRFLGLDKIKVAGTYKDHLTIEYDQQEKLYVPIEDMHLVQKYIAFQTRRPKLYRLGTKDWLRTKERAKKGIRKLALELLSLQAMRLSVSGFAYSADTDWQKQFEATFPYKETAGQIKATQEVKTDMESAKPMDRLLCGDVGYGKTEVAMRAAFKALMDNKQVVYLVPTTILAEQHYQNFSRRLKDFPVHIQMLSRFKTKTEQDEIIRRLNNGNVDIVIGTHRLLSKDVIFKNLGLVIIDEEQRFGVLAKERLKTLRLDCDVLTLTATPIPRTLYMSLMGAKDLSVINTPPENRLPIKTTVVEYDEDLIRQAILREIQRKGQVYFVHNRILDIEKIKERILRLLPVTTRLTVAHGQMNASLLEDVMLDFFKAKIDVLVCTMIIESGIDIPNANTIIVNNAQHFGLSDLHQLRGRVGRFDKPAYAYYMVPRKEMLDTDAQKRLLAIQEHSELGAGFKIAMQDLELRGAGNLLGLEQHGFIAAVGFDLYCRLLRETIGNFKNTGVFQNG
- the secD gene encoding protein translocase subunit SecD; the protein is MGRKLIYKIIFILAVLGICVYFSFPLEKRINLGLDLRGGMHLLLKVDASRLTGQAKEDAADRAIEVIRNRVDQFGVRETSIQKQGQDEIVVQLPGVTDRERAIDIIGKTAMLEFKLVSSDPDKLKQALQNNAVEGYELKYSQEDNEPLLLEKEAVLTGDALTNASVRFSQSQFNEPVVSLEFNAQGAKKFAEITRNNIDRRLAIVLDGKVQSAPRIKEAIPTGEAVITGRFSVEQAQDLSIVLRVGALPAPMYIEEERTIGPLLGQDSINKGIRATIIGSALVFIFMAAYYLLAGVIADIALLLNLLIILGGLGLLPLLFPGVSATLTLPGIAGIALSLGMAVDANVLINERIREEISTGKALRTAIANGYNKAFSAIFDSNLTTLIAAFLLFQFGTGAIRGFAVTLTIGLIASMFTAIVVTRTIFEILLDLGILRSLPMLRLIKETKLDFIGKRKIFYAISLFVIIFGLVAFFAKGKNAYGIDFAGGELQEYSFKAPVAPDAVRETLKELNLGDASIQQFKENPRIVLIRTAANKSDLITSKLKEKFPEQDIQVLRIEHVGPVAGKHLKNKAVHALIWSMLGILIYVAFRFKHPNFAIAGVIALIHDVLVTLGFLAVTGRQIDLLSVTAFLTIAGYSINDTIVIYDRVRENSRLLHKISLRELINLSVNQTLGRTLLTSGFTLLIVVAILFYGGEVLSNFAFALLVGFISGVYSTVYIASPLVLAWQRKKSRA
- the yajC gene encoding preprotein translocase subunit YajC; the protein is MPQAPAVNPIMQFFPLILIFVIFYFLLIRPQKTKEKEHQKMLSSLNKNDEVVTSSGIHGTIINVKDKSVILRVDDNVKIEIEKNCIAYIKKTQGINPGN
- the rpsP gene encoding 30S ribosomal protein S16, producing MAVIIRLRRIGKNPKKRPHFRLSVFDERSGRDSKFIEEIGFYNPVSGATRINKERLEFWKKNGAQLSLTVKSLMKKQSVTQKEA
- the trpE gene encoding anthranilate synthase component I, translating into MYYPSLKEFLELSKKYNLIPVYQEISADLDTPVSAFLKIKKGDYAFLLESVEGQEKIARYSFLGSNPALIFRSKGRDVRVIYPARSSARHFVTRNDPLDEIKKIMQDFKAARIKELPRFYGGLVGFMAYDMVRFFEDLPDRNPDDLKIADSVFILTDSILVFDHINHTIKIIVNIILPAHKKIPRVKKTQIYYQALKKIDSICNELKKPLLKKAKRNDTGKRSIKVISNFKEKEFCKIVNKARDYIKKGDIIQTVLSQRFEIKIDKDPFDIYRDLRSLNPSPYMFFLKLKEVTLVGSSPEILVRCEDGIARTRPIAGTRPRGKNEKEDKQLEKELLEDKKERAEHLMLVDLGRNDLGKVCKKGKVAVSEFMSIERYSHVMHIVSEVEGILDKRYNIYDVLRACFPAGTVSGSPKIRAMEIIDELENLRRGPYAGCVGYFSFSHNMDTCITLRTVIIKDGMAYIQAGAGIVADSVPKNEYQESINKAKALIEAIVK
- the hisI gene encoding phosphoribosyl-AMP cyclohydrolase yields the protein MKKGFSLKKLKLDKQGLIPAIIQDYRSGEVLMLAYMNIFSLKRTLKTGKTCFWSRSRKVYWIKGATSGNYQLVKSVAYDCDMDALLIKVRQSGVACHTGNRSCFYRKIDYKL
- the hisF gene encoding imidazole glycerol phosphate synthase subunit HisF, translated to MLTKRIIPCLDIKENRVVKGMRFVALKDAGDPVEVAKIYDQQQADELVFLDITASFENRKTLIGLVEKIAENIFMPFTVGGGIRDIEDIRDLLNAGADKVSINTAAVKCPDLISDASRKFGSQCIVVAIDAKKQDNSWQVYINGGRTSAELDALEWAKKAEELGAGEILLTSMDYDGTKDGYDLPLTRAVAQKVNIPVIASGGAGKPEHFYDVLAKTEASASLAASIFHYQEYTVRQVKEYLKEKGVCVRL